From a region of the Oscarella lobularis chromosome 7, ooOscLobu1.1, whole genome shotgun sequence genome:
- the LOC136189097 gene encoding FAD-linked sulfhydryl oxidase ALR-like: MTEPSKRPCRVCVDFTKWRLTQTTKGVGDASKTKTAIETPTQEEARVENAETTESSECPLDLSSLGRCTWSFLHTMAAYLPEEPTPTQQSDMRQFMSLFGKYFPCDDCSSHLREQMTARPIATSSRIAFSRWLCEIHNDVNRHLGKEAFDCSKVDERWRDGWSDGSCD, encoded by the coding sequence ATGACGGAGCCATCCAAAAGGCCGTGCAGAGTTTGCGTCGACTTTACGAAATGGCGTCTTACTCAGACGACTAAAGGAGTAGGAGACgcttcgaaaacgaaaacggcaATAGAGACACCGACGCAAGAAGAAGCTCGAGTAGAAAACGCCGAGACGACGGAATCATCCGAGTGTCCGTTAGACCTGTCGTCGTTGGGTCGTTGCACGTGGTCGTTTCTCCACACGATGGCCGCATACTTGCCGGAGgagccgacgccgacgcaGCAGTCGGACATGAGACAGTTCATGAGCCTCTTCGGAAAATATTTTCCGTGCGATGATTGCTCGTCGCATCTTCGAGAGCAAATGACGGCGCGACCGATAGCGACTTCCAGTCGAATTGCCTTTTCGCGATGGCTCTGCGAAATTCACAATGACGTGAATCGTCATTTGGGAAAGGAGGCATTCGATTGTTCCAAAGTCGACGAGCGGTGGAGAGACGGATGGTCGGATGGCTCGTGTGACTGA
- the LOC136189240 gene encoding uncharacterized protein — MSQRHSEAADLTAKIVLAGDSSVGKTSLVVRFVHNVFMPVPYIATVGVDFKSKTVNVEGSTMKLQIWDTAGHERFRSMTPSYFRGALGLLLVYDVTRMATFMNVRDWLTSINEQADSNVLLLLLGNKCDASLKEREVKYEEGKDLAAKFGISFIETSAKSGERTNEAFMALSKGIKAKLTSRRASVSLDTILKKSNEENRTKGNCCAT; from the exons ATGAGTCAACGCCACAGCGAGGCAGCCGATTTGACTGCAAAG ATCGTTCTCGCCGGCGACAGCAGCGTCGGCaagacgtcgctcgtcgttcgattcGTTCACAACGTCTTCATGCCTGTTCCGTACATCGCCACCGTGGGCGTCGACTTCAAG AGCAAAACCGTCAACGTCGAAGGATCGACAATGAAATTACAA ATTTGGGATACTGCTGGACACGAGCGTTTTCGTAGTATGACACCGTCGTATTTCCGCGGAGCTCTCG GTCTTCTATTGGTGTACGACGTCACGAGAATGGCGACGTTTATGAACGTCAGG GATTGGCTAACGTCTATAAATGAGCAAGCGGATTCTAACGTGCTTCTCCTTCTATTAGGAAACAAG TGTGATGCCTcgctaaaagaaagagaggtCAAGTACGAAGAGGGAAAAGATCTTGCAGCA AAATTCGGCATTTCGTTTATAGAAACCAGTGCCAAAAGTGGAGAGAGAACAAACGAAGCTTTCATGGCACTATCAAA AGGAATCAAAGCAAAATTGACGAGTCGAAGAGCTTCAGTCAGCTTAGACACTATTCtaaagaagtcgaacgaagaaaacCGGACCAAAGGAAACTGCTGCGCTACGTGa
- the LOC136189098 gene encoding SAYSvFN domain-containing protein 1-like has protein sequence MEEKLIAYRAKTQNNKAANVAAGAEDERQKDFLREKSPNWRAFVVDNVASVSLWKFVVWFCLWGFFVSIEFGAVYLVASGFLLLCVNLGNRSRKSGEMSAYSVFNKNCEAIDGTLTAEQFEREIRLGPSSSETGIHGQKGQKGTQILIQWARALELL, from the exons ATGGAAGAGAAGTTGATCGCTTACAGGGCGAAAACTCAGAATAATAAAGCGGCTAACGTGGCCGCTGGTGCCGAAGACGAACGGCAAAAAGATTTCttaagagaaaaatcgccaaaTTGGCGTGCCTTCGTGGTTGACAACGTGGCGAGCGTTTCCTTGTGGAAATTCGTCGTTTGGTTTTGTCTATGGGGTTTCTTTGTCTCCATCGAATTCGGTGCTGTCTATTTGGTCGCGTCGGGATTTCTACTTCTCTGCGTCAACCTGGGAAATCGGTCGAGAAAGTCCGGAGAAATGAGCGCCTACTCGGTTTTCAATAAAAACTGCGAAGCAATTGATGGCACGTTGACGGCCGAGCagtttgaaagagaaattcgatTGGGCCCATCGTCA AGTGAAACAGGCATACATGGTCAAAAAGGTCAAAAAGGAACTCAAATACTAATCCAG TGGGCTCGCGCCTTGGAACTGCTTTGA
- the LOC136189239 gene encoding conserved oligomeric Golgi complex subunit 2-like: MEIGDESLPEPPRPLCFMKDELVEDGFTVDQFMSRCRGRATLETMRMDLGLYFNTIKSALIELINQDYADFVSLSGNLVGTDKAVENVRGPLQNLKSEFVKVQVALDEAVEAIQAKMSQRKAIGCKRRLLEQIVSVSESVTKIERLIKAQQDLGAETSSDHLIERIATEFNCLMFSVAQCSRHKFIETIQPRIARIERGLFDTLERMFNSNLASSDLHELKQCLRTYATINKRDVVERLFRTGVVKPFMEKAIRMTALSSHPRGLEGVYERALEFVSSRCASLLDLTCPSGGGHLGLPRGGGGSGHFSGDDFVHGYDFLVNAVWPELVASIEKELSTIFAPGDPDSFHRNYLVSMAFLASFESQCRSRESMERLREHDSYKKFINKWSLSVYYQIRFQEIGGYFEESLDDPFSKSNPGSEFHLAVTSRLWQCLQSCWSTEIFLQSLAHRFWKLTLQLLSRLTTWLHDLISGEIAIDSLVLLVIDIGLLEAELPSFFVAVAGPKLAFLGDRAQEFINGGCVVATYEALSARVPVISETIIDQLGNKCMQYLEPTQTIPRLYRHTNRETPAKASAFVGDTFRPLSMFGKFPESCKKEWTQKTVYVVTERYATMASDLLSSVKKTEESLLRLKRGRRSGAAAATTTSSTGMTDDNKIRLQIYLDVQEFKNQVVALGVSLDNLPPLTELLLLVEAARNTALSSSSSSSSSSLQ, encoded by the exons AtggaaatcggcgacgagagtCTTCCCGAGCCTCCGAGACCGCTCTGCTTTATGAAGGACGAGCTCGTCGAGGACGGATTTACCGTCGATCAGTTCATGTCGCGGTGTCGCGGACGAGCGACGCTCGAAACGATGCGCATGGACTTGGGACTCTATTTCAATACGATCAAGAGCGCGCTTATCGAGCTCATTAATCAGGACTACGCCGATTTCGTGAGCCTGTCGGGAAATCTG GTTGGAACGGATAAGGCCGTCGAGAACGTTCGCGGTCCACTGCAAAATCTTAAGAGCGAATTTGTt AAGGTGCAGGTCGCTCTGGATGAAGCCGTTGAAGCAATTCAAGCTAAAATGTCTCAAAGAAAAGCCATTGGCTGCAAGAGG AGACTATTGGAGCAAATTGTCAGTGTTAGCGAATCTGTTACTAAAATCGAACGGCTCATAAAGGCGCAGCAAGATCTCGGTGCAGAAACAAG CTCGGATCATTTGATTGAGAGAATTGCGACCGAGTTCAATTGTTTGATGTTTAGCGTGGCCCAGTGTTCCCGTCACAAATTTATTGAAACTATCCAACCG AGAATTGCTAGAATTGAACGCGGTCTATTCGACACGTTGGAGCGCATGTTCAACTCGAATCTCGCCTCCAGCGACTTGCACGAACTGAAGCAGTGCCTTCGAACGTACGCGACGATCAAcaaacgagacgtcgtcgagcgtctATTCCGAACGGGCGTCGTAAAGCCGTTCATGGAAAAA GCAATTCGTATGACTGCTCTTTCAAGTCATCCGCGAGGACTCGAAGGAGTCTACGAACGTGCTTTGGAGTTCGTTTCATCGCgctgcgcttcgcttttggaTCTCACCTGTCCGTCCGGCGGCGGACACCTGGGACTGcctcgcggcggcggcgggagcgGGCACTTTTCCGGTGACGATTTCGTTCACGGTTATGACTTTCTTGTCAACGCTGTCTGGCCCGAGTTGGTTGCGTCGATAGAGAAGGAGTTATCGACTATATTTGCTCCTGGCGATCCAGACTCTTTTCACAGG aattatTTGGTATCGATGGCGTTTTTGGCCTCCTTTGAGAGTCAGTGTAGGTCGAGGGAGAGTATGGAAAGGCTGCGAGAACACGACAGCTATAAGAAATTTATTAACAAGTGGAGTTTATCTGTCTATTATCAGATACG ATTTCAGGAAATTGGGGGGTATTTCGAAGAATCTTTAGACGATCCGTTTTCTAAGTCAAATCCAG GTTCTGAATTTCATTTAGCTGTCACGTCTAGATTGTGGCAATGTCTCCAGTCTTGCTGGTCGACCGAGATTTTTCTTCAGTCGTTGGCCCATCGCTTTTGGAAGCTCACTTTGCAG TTACTTTCAAGACTCACTACCTGGTTGCACGACTTGATATCCGGCGAGATTGCCATTGACTCCCTTGTTCTTCTTGTAATTGACATAGGTCTGCTCGAAGCAGAG CTGCCGTCATTTTTCGTAGCCGTAGCTGGACCGAAACTAGCCTTTCTTGGTGATAGAGCGCAAGAGTTTATTAACGGCG GCTGTGTTGTTGCGACGTACGAAGCTCTGAGTGCTAGAGTGCCAGTGATCAGCGAAACAATTATAGATCAACTTGGAAACAAATGCATGCAATATTTGGAACCGACGCAGACGATTCCTCGTCTCTATCGTCACACGAACAGAGAG ACTCCGGCGAAGGCGTCTGCATTTGTCGGCGATACGTTTCGACCTTTATCCATGTTTGGAAAATTTCCTGAGTCATGTAAAAAAGAATGGACTCAGAAAACCGTTTACGTTGTGACGGAGCG GTACGCAACGATGGCCAGTGATCTGTTGTCGTCTGTCAAAAAGACAGAGGAgagtcttcttcgtctgaaAAGGGGACGAAGAAGTggtgcggcggcggcgacgacgacgtcgagcacGGGAATGACCGACGACAACAAAATACGACTCCAAATCTATCTTGACGTGCAGGAATTCAAAAATCAA GTCGTTGCACTTGGAGTGTCTTTGGACAACTTGCCGCCACTGACTGAACTGCTACTTTTAGTAGAGGCAGCAAGAAATACGGCTctctcatcatcatcatcatcgtcttcttcttctttgcagtGA
- the LOC136189099 gene encoding uncharacterized protein, with amino-acid sequence MQIPLWIVLLFCLVWLLATIFTLRLYDECNGRKTEEQDGRKRAFPLQNDQSALLPFGDDYNQMLTTMKIYVYDVRIGLEMKSPDDYKYGVEQLFIDLLQRSRFVTKSPAEASLFFIPTRCTAYRKSVRDRVEGGRVAARTVRRIVDWIKRTHPFWNSSLGVDHAYICSHDMGGECGQLADPNLHKNAVGLFNTADYADPWYIPHKDIALPPHPGRGVGSLSHTGRGGAGTKSVERTLLAFFAGNMKRGWVRQRVRSLFRDDPDITLIDGYLSDKEYRALLSKSKFCLCLRGNRVWSPRLMDCLWFGSVPVIIADYYDLPLADLIDWSSISVAVRESEIPHMKNLLLAIDAARLKQFQMKIQKVYIHLTWNDPPLPFDAFHSVLYQLWQRNAPQWKKNKQLL; translated from the exons ATGCAGATTCCACTTTGGATCGTTCTCCTGTTCTGTCTTGTATGGCTCTTGGCAACGATTTTCACGCTCAGG CTCTACGACGAGTGCAACGGCAGAAAGACGGAAGAACAAG ACGGGAGGAAAAGGGCGTTTCCCCTGCAGAACGATCAATCGGCGTTGTTACCGTTTGGAGACGACTATAATCAAATGTTGACAACAATGAAAAT CTAtgtttatgacgtcagaatagGATTAGAAATGAAAAGTCCAGATGACTACAAATACGGTGTTGAACAACTCTTCATCGATTTACTACAAAGAAGCCGTTTTGTCACAAAA AGTCCCGCCgaagcgtcgcttttcttcatCCCGACGCGCTGCACGGCGTATCGGAAGTCCGTGCGCGATCGCGTGGAAGGCGGACGAGTTGCAGCGCGCACCGTTCGACGCATCGTCGACTGGATCAAGCGGACGCATCCGTTTTGGAATTCGTCGCTCGGCGTCGACCACGCGTACATATGCAGTCACGACATGGGCGGCGAGTGCGGTCAACTCGCCGATCCGAATTTGCACAAGAACGCCGTTGGCTTGTTTAACACGGCCGACTACGCCGATCCATGGTATATTCCACATAAGGACATTGCACTTCCGCCTCATCCCGGACGCGGTGTCGGCAGCCTGTCTCACACGGGCAGAGGAGGAGCGGGAACGAAATCCGTGGAGAGAACGTTGCTGGCGTTTTTTGCAGGAAATATGAAAAG AGGTTGGGTTCGACAAAGGgttcgttctcttttccgCGACGATCCTGATATTACGTTGATCGACGGCTACTTGTCGGACAAGGAGTATCGAGCGCTTCTTTCAAAGTCGAAATTCTGTTTGTGTCTCCGCGGAAACAGG GTTTGGAGTCCTCGTTTGATGGATTGCCTCTGGTTCGGATCTGTTCCCGTCATCATCGCCGACTATTACGACCTTCCTCTGGCCGATTTGATCGACTGGTCGTCGATAAGCGTCGCAGTACGAGAATCGGAA ATTCCCCACATGAAGAATCTCTTGCTAGCAATAGACGCTGCCCGCTTGAAACAATTTCAAATGAAAATACAAAAG GTCTACATCCATCTAACGTGGAACGACCCCCCTCTCCCATTCGACGCCTTTCACTCGGTCCTCTACCAACTATGGCAACGAAATGCGCCCCAGTGgaagaaaaataaacaattaTTATAA
- the LOC136189474 gene encoding uncharacterized protein: MGTSASCSRSSATRLTRRNRRVRPLDDNDDEIVLSTAVAGSKRSLANFSTPRLSFARIATMVPTGIDERWQFVEMTCNREKKYTIDHTRDWKTVRLFVSSTFSDFQSEREVLANQVFPELHEWCEARRLHFLATDLHWGLDKEPRTKESLEASLREIERCREDDSGGFFFLSLLSELVGWIPTVNDVSGGIAANYGWIHGLSMQELEIINAAYRDKNPNVGFFVRDPSSLIGLPTDARSQFVDQTSEAKVRRDVLLTKLKSKFPNQIKQYKCWILKDESYAMGQIKLQGLEPFAHLVTEHFKERISKQFPVKTASPWRSINVPDVCTEESLVAAAWKAHESVIGDSSNGAAEQPCFGHGYLEKQVMSYVNGKGAGTPLLISGNAGEGKSSVIGHCIRHLQRQDEASATVSFMSRPPCKIFYHFVGAVPGSRNLRQLLWRLWHFEPLGFADSLPTDVNVLTREIGLMLSRCGTEKVVLFFSQLDLLENGQNAHALKWLPAKLPDSLKVVITLSSDSTTAKILRNRKPAPVELVSTRQDKSLGLDVIQSILRHHNLWLSEDHLRVLSEKHGSSNLMYVNEACKEMLQYPNEETEAVVLGLPQDLNGLMDKMLIDCVTCHGGRLIIAALCLMVCSRNGLLETELLDMLGALSTASTSSRTVSEVEGQCLGQQGLVPFITGGIIPFMDWNRSQYWDGDNVNSQLAIDAEIQSVVAEETGPAAAAAAATTDRDGADSGIIANSSSESRKISGLGPEINRAALALPRAERRSSGSSCGSRGRVWDSSRRGSYSGQGGLNSSSSSLGYHPPARRSSLNGLSQLSFTEQTSNGDVSSLSSFDRQPHRLRYRRQSIFSAHPPPSPRLFAAQWSHVNVGLRQLFADFGHSGEGRLNFAHRAMRDAAIRLYFRCASTSSFPFSFCTSSTFYGAGEGNVPTSDFLRGGGESNRLSPFRPPSSTVLNSDGGGGGGGETSSLSRLHESEVERQRFLWWHARLAGYFDQSTDHARRAEELPYHLLKIGDRAKLAKCLTEWPVFDYLCTDENVMDLLHYWREAGGPKAAAVRYNEALENLVASSDASEEEVALRRERVAYLLSKMNERDEGRKLLNEALEAEEQQLGCRHNRIADLTLAIATLLNDSLKEIDQLTMESDRVVETRCEIVAHARRSTDVRKTLLELRGDKMEPSERKQHRLSLAQALSLLSFHQTAIALDQCGETALNNARAITQECVDLYGQLGCLSRQIESLLSLAVTYNSSPRQMLECFEEALRLCTRSYGPRHEMAARIHLSIALLYDCRLERPGAALTHYKRWFVTNELVLGADHPKTIQSRNTVAEHLMRMGKEKEAKKLKLKKGTI, from the exons ATGGGAACGTCTGCATCGTGCAGCCGATCGTCGGCGACCCGTCtaacgcgacgaaatcgtcgcgtgCGTCCGCtggacgacaacgacgacgaaatcgtcctttccaccgccgtcgccgggAGCAAAAGATCGCTTGCCAATTTCTCGACGCCTCGTCTCTCGTTCGCGCGCATAGCGACCATGGTGCCGACGGGCATCGACGAACGATGGCAATTTGTCGAAATGACTTGCAATCGCGAAAAGAAGTATACGATCGATCACACGCGCGACTGGAAAACGGTAcgtctcttcgtctcgtcgacgttctcggaTTTTCAATCG GAACGCGAAGTGCTGGCCAACCAG gTTTTTCCCGAGCTGCACGAGTGGTGCGAAGCGCGACGACTGCATTTTTTAGCAACCGATTTGCATTGG ggtCTCGACAAGGAGCCGAGAACGAAAGAGAGTCTCGAAGCGTCCCTAAGAGAGATCGAACG atgcCGCGAAGATGATAGCGgcggctttttctttctctctcttctgtCGGAACTCGTCGGATGGATTCCGACGGTCAACGACGTCTCGGGTGGCATTGCGGCAAATTACGGCTGGATACACGGTCTGTCGATGCAGGAACTAGAGATCATCAATGCTGCCTATCGCGACAAAAATCCTAACG tcggTTTCTTTGTACGCGATCCCAGTTCGTTGATTGGTCTTCCGACCGATGCCCGTTCGCAGTTCGTCGATCAGACGTCCGAAGCGAaagttcgtcgcgacgttctTCTGACGAAGCTGAAAAGCAAATTTCCG AATCAAATCAAGCAATACAAGTGCTGGATACTGAAAGACGAGTCGTACGCAATGGGACAAATCAAGCTCCAAGGCCTCGAACCGTTCGCTCACCTCGTAACAGAGCACTTCAAAGAAAG GATATCAAAACAGTTTCCCGtaaagacggcgtcgccgtggCGATCGATAAACGTTCCAGACGTTTGCACGGAAGAAagcctcgtcgccgccgcgtgGAAAGCGCACGAGAGCGTAATCGGCGACTCGAGCAACGGAGCCGCCGAGCAGCCGTGCTTTGGACACGGCTACTTAGAAAAACAG GTCATGTCCTATGTGAATGGGAAGGGAGCCGGAACGCCTTTGCTGATATCCGGGAATGCCGGCGAGGGAAAGTCGTCCGTCATCGGTCACTGCATTCGTCATCTGCAGCGACAGGACGAAGCGAGCGCGACCGTCTCGTTTATGAGTCGTCCGCCGTGCAAGATATTCTATCATTTTGTCGGCGCTGTTCCCGGATCGAGAAATTTGCGACAGTTGTTGTGGAGACTGTGGCATTTTGAGCCGCTCGGTTTCGCCGACTCGTTACCGACCGACGTCAATGTTTTGACGCGAGAAATCGGTCTGATGTTGTCTCGATGTGGTACCGAGAAAGTCGTCCTGTTCTTTAGCCAATTAGATTTG CTGGAAAATGGGCAGAATGCTCACGCTTTGAAGTGGCTTCCCGCGAAATTGCCGGATTCACTCAAAGTTGTTATAACATTGAGCTCTGATTCCACAACTGCAAAG ATCTTACGCAATCGAAAGCCTGCTCCTGTGGAATTGGTCTCGACGCGACAGGACAAGTCTTTGGGATTGGACGTCATTCAGTCGATACTGCGACACCACAACCTTTGGCTGAGCGAAGATCATCTTCGAGTTCTCTCGGAAAAGCACGGCTCCAGCAACTTGATGTACGTCAACGAAGCGTGCAAGGAAATGCTGCAATACCCAAACGAAGAAACCGAGGCGGTCGTTTTGGGATTGCCACAGGATTTGAATGG ATTGATGGACAAAATGCTGATCGACTGCGTAACGTGTCACGGCGGCCGTCTCATCATTGCCGCTCTCTGCCTAATGGTTTGTTCCAGAAACGGTCTCCTCGAAACGGAGTTACTCGACATGCTGGGCGCTCTTTCgaccgcgtcgacgagcagtCGCACGGTATCCGAAGTCGAAGGCCAGTGCTTGGGCCAACAGGGACTCGTTCCCTTCATAACGGGCGGAATAATTCCCTTCATGGACTGGAATCGAAGTCAGTACTGGgacggcgacaacgtcaATAGTCAACTCGCTATCGACGCGGAGATTCAGAGCGTTGTTGCCGAAGAAACGGGaccagcggcggcggcggcggcggcgacgacagaTCGCGACGGAGCCGATTCCGGCATCATAGCGAATAGTTCGTCCGAAAGCCGAAAGATTAGCGGACTCGGTCCGGAAATCAATCGAGCGGCACTCGCTCTTCCGCGCGCGGAGCGAAGATCGAGTGGTAGCAGCTGCGGCAGTCGAGGTCGCGTGTGGGATTCGAGTCGACGCGGAAGCTATAGCGGACAAGGGGGACTGAACTCGAGTAGCAGTAGTCTCGGCTATCATCCGCCGGCTCGACGCAGCAGTCTCAACGGACTCTCGCAGCTCTCCTTTACCGAGCAGAcgtcgaacggcgacgtATCGTCGCTGTCGAGCTTCGATCGGCAGCCGCATCGTCTTCGGTATCGACGTCAGAGCATTTTCTCCGCTcatccgccgccgtcgccgcgactCTTCGCCGCCCAGTGGAGTCACGTCAACGTCGGCCTTCGTCAGCttttcgccgatttcggaCACTCGGGCGAAGGTCGACTCAATTTCGCTCATCGAGCGATGCGCGACGCCGCTATTCGACTCTATTTTcgctgcgcgtcgacgtcgtcgtttccgttttcgttttgcaCGAGTTCGACGTTTTACGGCGCCGGCGAAGGGAACGTTCCAAcgagcgattttcttcgcggcggcggcgaatcgaaCCGTCTTTCGCCATTTCGTCCGCCGTCGTCCACTGTTTTGAACAGCGAcggtggaggcggcggcggcggcgagacgtcatcgttgtcgCGACTACACGAATCTGAAGTAGAACGGCAACGATTTCTGTGGTGGCACGCGCGATTGGCGGGCTACTTTGATCAATCGACCGATCACGCGCGTCGCGCAGAAGAATTGCCCTATCATTTGCTAAAGATCGGCGATCGAGCCAAATTGGCAAAGTGCCTCACCGAATGGCCCGTTTTCGACTATTTATGCACCGATGAAAAC gtAATGGACTTGCTGCATTACTGGCGAGAGGCCGGCGGCCCTAAGGCAGCCGCCGTTCGCTACAACGAAGCGCTGGAAAAtctcgtcgcctcgtcggatGCGAGCGAAGAGGAGGTGGCGCTGCGACGCGAACGGGTTGCCTATCTGCTTTCGAAGATGAACGAGCGAGACGAAGGACGCAAGTTATTG AACGAGGCGCTCGAAGCAGAAGAGCAGCAGCTGGGCTGTCGGCACAATCGCATCGCCGATCTGACGTTGGCCATAGCGACGCTTCTAAACGATTCGCTCAAGGAGATCGATCAATTGACGATGGAGTCGGATCGAGTCGTCGAGACTCGTTGCGAGATCGTCGCTCACGCTCGACGCTCGACCGACGTCCGAAAAACGCTCTTGGAATTGCGAGGGGACAAGATGGAGCCGTCGGAGCGAAAGCAACATCGACTCAGTCTAGCGCAAGCCTTGTCGCTTCTCAGCTTTCATCAGACGGCCATAGCGTTGGATCAGTGCGGCGAAACGGCGCTCAACAATGCGAGAGCAATAACGCAAGAGTGTGTTG atctCTATGGCCAACTCGGTTGTCTGTCTCGTCAAATCGAATCTTTACTGAGTCTCGCCGTGACGTAcaactcgtcgccgcgtcaGATGTTGGAGTGCTTTGAAGAGGCGTTGCGATTGTGCACGCGCTCGTACGGACCCAGACACGAGATGGCGGCGAGAATTCATCTCAGTATCGCTCTGCTTTACGACTGCAGACTGGAGCGCCCCGGAGCAGCGCTGACTCATTACAAACGTTGGTTTGTGACGAACGAACTGGTTCTCGGAGCCGATCATCCTAAGACGATTCAGTCAAGAAACACCGTGGCCGAACATCTGATGAGAATgggcaaagaaaaggaggCGAAAAAGCTGAAACTCAAAAAAGGAACTATATAA
- the LOC136189478 gene encoding ADP-dependent glucokinase-like: protein MASSTYTLSAVVLVLTVIVAVYYNRQQERELDTILKALLRAEAKAVLAGPRRPRVAVGLGACLDVRVDALRLFRAIGYDSPSRARHHDVMTSEKDVRETFAYFFQASAASERYVSNRTLFNELLEAAKPIALSHSILGGNAATMARRFANEGCDVLLGARMSQLTANVSLSPAVKLAANFVEEDDVHLCIEYNTADKWGRFASTRANRFYLHSDIHNPQLGSLNQFAEQLKSFSPSLVVIGGLQMMDNYPFRDGERQALIKRLADALASLPESTLVHFEMASLTDHSLLDELIRFLLPHVDSLGMNEQELPNLISMLKFGNVTLLSEPIPRVASVLDEVRALSDLLNVSRLHVHTLAFQAIVTVNGSPWRNSMAAAAKASLTANRYVCNSARVDLDKSRMLLDDSFSLSLRGNGERVFLEDTRPVACWKERELEFCVAPGLVCTDVFQTSGCGDNISSATLVAQFAAS, encoded by the exons ATGGCCAGCTCAACGTACACGTTGAgcgccgtcgttctcgtACTGACCGTCATCGTAGCCGTCTATTACAATCGTCAACAAGAGCGAGAGTTAGATACGATTCTAAAAGCACTTCTTAGAGCGGAGGCGAAAGCGGTTCTCGCTGGCCCGCGTCGTccgcgcgtcgccgtcggattGGGAGCGTGCCtcgacgttcgcgtcgacgccttACGACTCTTTCGCGCAATCGGCTacgattcgccgtcgcgcgctCGTCATCACGatgtgatgacgtcagaaaaggaCGTTCGAGAAACGTTCGCCTATTTCTTCCAGGCGAGCGCAGCGTCAGA GCGCTACGTCAGCAATCGAACCTTGTTCAATGAACTTCTTGAAGCTGCAAAGCCGATTGCCCTATCTCACTCTATCCTTGGGGGCAATGCTGCTACAATGGCTCGACGATTTGCTAACGAAGGCTGTGACGTTCTCCTTGGCGCGCGGATGAGCCAATTGACGGCCAACGTCTCGCTTTCGCCAGCCGTCAAACTTGCCGCcaatttcgtcgaagaagacgacgtgcaTCTGTGCATCGAGTATAACACAGCAGACAAGTGGGGACGCTTCGCATCGACGCGAGCCAATCGCTTCTATCTTCACAGCGACATTCACAATCCTCAGCTCGGCTCTCTCAATCAATTTGCCGAACAACTCAAATCGTTCTCGCcttctctcgtcgtcatagGCGGCCTTCAAATGATGGACAACTATCCGTTCAGAGACGGCGAACGCCAAGCGCTCATCAAACGTCTCGCCGACGCGCTTGCTTCCCTGCCCGAATCGACGCTGGTTCACTTCGAAATGGCTTCGCTCACCGATCACAGTCTCCTCGACGAGCTGATCCGATTTCTACTGCCTCACGTCGACTCTCTCGGCATGAACGAACAGGAACTGCCGAATCTCATCAGCATGCTCAAGTTCGGCAACGTCACGCTCTTATCCGAACCGATTCCGCGCGTCGCGagcgttctcgacgaagtGCGCGCACTCAGCGATCTCCTCAACGTCTCGCGTCTGCACGTGCACACGCTCGCCTTTCAAGCGATCGTGACGGTGAACGGATCGCCGTGGCGAAATTCCatggccgccgccgccaaggCGTCGCTGACGGCCAATCGATACGTGTGCAATTCGGCTCGCGTCGATCTCGACAAATCGCGGATGCTGCtcgacgattcgttttcgctgAGTCTTCGCGGCAACGGCGAGAGAGTGTTTTTAGAGGACACGCGACCGGTTGCCTGTTGGAAGGAGCGGGAATTGGAATTCTGCGTGGCGCCGGGACTCGTTTGCACGGACGTCTTTCAGACGTCGGGCTGCGGAGACAACATCTCGTCCGCAACTCTGGTGGCTCAATTTGCTGCCTCGTAG